From the Acidovorax sp. NCPPB 3576 genome, the window TGTAGCGCACCGGCGCATGGCCTGCCGCGAAACGGCGGCGGATCGCCGGCGAAAGCCGGTGCCATTGCGCCGCGCCCAGCAGTGCGGCCAGGTCCAGGGGCGCCGGCGCCTCGGCAGGGGCGCGGGCATCGGCATCGCGGGGCAGTGAGAGCGGGGTGGCGGTCTTCATGCCTTCTGTATTGCAGGGCACGTGCCAGCGCACAAACCGTTGATTTCAAACGGTTTTTTAATCCGCCTGTCAACGCGGTAGACAGCTGCGGCGGGCGCACTGTCGACACGGTTTACAGTGCCGGATGGCCATTCACATCGCGCTCGCCCTGGCATTCGTCCAGACCCTGGCCCTGTCCGGCGTGCTGTGGCTGTGGGCCCAGCACGTGGCGGGCGCCCGGCTGCTGATCGTCTTCCTGCTCGGCGTGGGGCTGTGGATCGTGGGCAACGAACTGCCCAACTGGGCCGGCATCGGCACCGCGCCCTTCGCCATGGCCCTGCTGGCGACGGTGCCCATCACGTCCGCGGCGTTCCTGCACTTTTGCGCCATCTTCACCGGCCAGCGGCTGCCGACCTGGGCGCTGCGGCTGGCCTACGGCGCGGCATGCGGCGCAACCGCGCTGTCCTGGTGGGTGCCGCCGGGCGCGTTCGAGCACTTTCCGCCGTTCACCGGTGTGCAGTGGGTGGTGGTGCCCAATGCGGCCGGCTGGACCACCAGCCTGGTCTGGGCCACCTGCGCGAGCGCGGGCCTGATCGTGCTGGCCAAGGCCTTCTGGCGGACGCGGGTGGCCACCGAACGCCGGCAGATCGCGGCCGTGGCCCTCTCGTGCGGCTGGGGGCTGATGTGCATCTCGGGCTACGCGTTCGCGGCCCTGCGCATTCCCCAGTACCCCTGGCAGGTGCTGGCTTTCCCCGCGTACCCGCTGATCCTGGTCTACGGCATCCTGCGCTACCGGGTCTTCATGGCCAACGCCTGGGCGCGGCGGGCCCTGGCCTGGGCGATCGTGCTGTTCCTGGGCCTGCTGGCCGTGCCGCTGACCTTGCTGCTGCCGGTGGAGTCGCGCTGGCTCACCTCCGCCGTGGTGGCCGCCACCTGCCTGGCCTGGAGCGGGCCGGTGCGCCGGCTGGCCGAGCGCCTGGTCTATCCCGGGGGCACTCCCACGGCGCACGACCTGGGCACCTGGCGCGGCGCGCTGTCCACGGCCCAGTCGCTCGACGAACTCTCGTCCATCGCCGCCTCGCTGCTGTCCCAGCGCATGGGCGTGGCCGTGCGGGTCGTCACGGGCCCCTCGCTCTCCCCCGATCCGCACACCCCCACGGTGCACTGCCGCAAGGACGGCGCCCAGTGGCAGGCCCACCTGCACGGCTTCGAGCAGGCGCCGCCCGGGCAGCGGCACCTGGCGGAGCTGTTCGGCACCGTGCTCGTGCAGGCGGCGGGCCAGGTGGAAAACGCTGCGGCCGCAGAGCAGCGCGAGCGCGAGCGGCAGTTGCAGGCCCGCCTGGCCGAATTGGGCTCGCTCGCGGCCACGGTCGCGCACGACCTGCGCAACCCGCTGAACGTGATCGCCATGGCCACGGCCTTTTCACCGGCCGAGGTCCGCCAGGACGTTCAGGAACAGATCGCCCGCATCTCGCGCCTGGCGGAGGACCTGCTGGACTACGCCAAGCCCTGGCAGATCGAGCCGCGGGCCATCGACCTCTCGCAGCACGTGCGCCAGGCGATCCGCCACGCCCCTTCTGTGGAACTGGGGCCCGGGCTGGACGGGCCCTGCCCCGTGCACGCCGACCCCGCGCGGCTGGACCAGGTGCTGGCCAACCTCCTCACCAACGCCCAGGCCGCCGCAGGCCAGCGGCGGGTGCACGTGGATGCCGAGCCGGGCGTGGACGGTCTGCGGCTGCATGTCTGCGACGACGGGCCCGGCATTCCCGCCGAGCTGCGCGAGCGGCTGTTCCAGCCCTTCGCCTCGCGCAGCCCGGGCGGCACCGGGCTGGGCCTGGCCATCGTCGCGCGCATCATGGCCGCGCACGGCGGCACGGCCGCACTGACCGAGCGCCCGCCCTGGCGCACCTGCTTCACCCTGACCTTCCCCCCTCGACCATGACCCCTTCCCCCTCCCTGGGCCACATCCTGCTGGTGGACGACGAGCCCGCCTACCAGCGGCTGGGCAGTTCCTTCCTGCGCGAACTGGGCCACCGGGTCACCGTGGCCGGCAGCGGCGACGAGGCCGTCTGGGCGTTCGGCCAGGACCGCGCCCATGTGGTGCTGCTCGACCTCGCCATGCCGCCCAGCATGGACCCCGAAGCGGGCCTGGAGCTGATCGGGCGGTTCGCGGGCTCGGTCGTGGTGGTCCTGAGCGGCCATGGCGACCGGGAACTCGCCCTGCGCGCCGCCGAGAAGGGCGCGTGGGACTTCCTCACCAAGCCCATCGACCCGGACATGCTGCGCTTCGTCGTCTCGCGCGCCATGCACAAGTCTCGCCTGGACGAAGAGCTGCGGGAGCTGCGCGCGCGCGAGGGCAGCGAAGACCTGGGCATCGTCGGCCAGTCGCCCGCCGCGCAGCAGCTGCGCGCCATGGTGCGCCGCGTGGCCGGCACCTCGGTGAGCGTGATGGTGCTCGGGCCCACCGGCACGGGCAAGGAGCTGGTGGCCCGCGCCCTGCACCACTGCAGCGCGCGCCGGCAGGGCCCTTTCGCGGTCATCCACTGCGGCGCCCTGTCCAGCGAACTGCTGGAGAGCGAGCTTTTCGGCCACCTGAAAGGCAGCTTCACCGGCGCCCACCGCGACCAGCCGGGCCTGGTGGAAACCGCGCACGGCGGCACGCTCTTCCTGGACGAAGTGGGCGAGATGCCGCCCGCCATGCAGGTCAAGCTGCTGCGCTTCCTGCAAGAGGGCACCTTCCTGCCCGTGGGCGGGCGCGAGATGAAGAAGGCCGACGTGCGCGTGGTGTCGGCGACGCACCGCGACCTGGAGGGCATGATCCAGGACGGCGGCTTTCGCGAAGACCTCTTTTACCGGCTCAAGGGCGTGGTGATGCGCATCCCGTCCCTGGCCGAGCGGGGCATGGACGTGCCGCTGCTGGCCGCGCACTTTCTGCGCCGCGTGGCGCCGCATGCCCTGTTCGCGCCCGACGCCCAGGCCTGGCTCGCCACGCAGCCCTGGCCGGGCAACGTGCGCCAGCTCCGGGCCCTGGTGGAGTCGGCCGGTGCGCTGATCGCCCCGGGCCACCTGCGCATCGACCTCGACCTGTTGCGGTTCGCCAGCGGCGACCTGGCGCACCTGCCGGATGCGGGCCCTGCCGATGCGGCAGCGGCCACCCCCGCCGGCGCGCTGGATGCGGCCATCTTCGAGCTGGAAACCCGCATGGTGCGGGAGGCGATGGAGGCCACCCAGGGCAACCAGTCGGAAGCCGCGCGCCGCCTGGGCATCTCCCGCGCAGGGCTGATCAAGAAGCTCACCCGGCTGGGCCTGCGCTAGCGCGCGCCGGCCACCGGCCCTGCCCGCCCCTTACCCTCCCCTTACCCTCCCCTCAGCCGCACGTGCCCAGGTGCCCGCACTGCGTGCAGTAGTCGCAGCCGTCCTTTCGGATCACCGCGTGCGCGCCGCACTCGGGGCACTTCTTGCCGGCCATCGCGGGCGGCATGCCCATGGGCGCCTCGGGCTCGTCCAGCGGCAGCACCTGCTGCACCGGGTCGGGCACGCGGCTGGCCAGGATGTTCTGGATCGCGTAGGCCATGGCGGCCACCTCGGAGTCGTGCCACAGCGGCACGCGCGTGCCGTCCTCGCGCTGGCGCGTGCCCAGGCGCACGGGGCCGCGGTCCCACGCCACCTTGCGCATGTCGCTCAGGGCGCGCTCCAGGAAGCCGCCGCGCGCGGCCAGCGAAAGCATGCGCATGCTGGAGGTGATCCACTGCTGCGACTCGCCGCTCTGCCCCACGGGCATGAAGAACTCGATGGCGCGGTCCACCGTGCCCGTGCCATGGGCGTTCGGCACCGGCATGAACGACACCACCAGGTACAGCGTCTTGTGGCCCTCCTGCGTCCAGTACTCCACCTTCTCGGCGACGGCCGGCAAGGCGCCCTTGGGGCGGCTTTCGATCACGGTGCGCATCGGATCGATGGGGGCGGAGGACGTTGTCGTCGCTGCGGCCGCTGCCGATGCGGGTGCGGCCGGCGCCGGCTCGGCCTCGGGCGCATGCGTCTCCAGCACGGCGCCCAGGATGGTGTTGGGCCGGTAGGTGGCCAGTCCCTTGAGGCGCGCGCGCCAGGCGGCGAGGTACAGGCCCTTGAAGTCCTCGTAAGGGTAGTCGGCCGGCACGTTCACCGTCTTGGAGATCGCCGTGTCCACGAAGGGCTGCACCGCCTCCATCATGGCGATGTGGTCGGCTGCGGGCATGGACAGCGCGCTCACGAAGTAGTCGGGCAGCGCGTTCACATCGCCGCCCAGCTCGCGGTACAGCCGCCAGGCGTGGTCTTCCACGGCGTATTCGCTCATGCGGCCGTCGCCCTCGCGCTTCCTGCGCTTGTAGGTCCACGAGAACGGCGGCTCGATGCCGTTGGAGGCGTTGTCGGCGAAGGCCAGGCTCACCGTGCCCGTGGGCGCGATCGACAGCAGATGGCTGTTGCGGATGCCGTGCTCGCGGATCTGCGCCTGCAGCGCCTGCGGCAGCCGGCTGGCGAAGGTGCCGGGCGCGAGGTAACCCGCGGCGCCGAACTTCGGGAACGCCCCTTTCTCGCGCGCCAGCGCCACCGACGCGGCATAGGCCGCATCGCGCAGGCGCTCGGCGATCTGCGCGGCCATGGCGCGGCCCGCGTCGCGGTCGTAGCGCAGGCACAGCATGGCCAGCGCGTTGCCCATGCCGGTGAAGCCCACGCCGATGCGCCGCTTGGCGGCCGACTCCGCGCGCTGCGCCTCCAGCGGCCAGAAAGTCACGTCCAGCACGTTGTCGAGCGCGCGCACCTGCGTGGCGACGCTCTGCTCGAAGGCCTCGAAATCGAAGGCCGGCGCGCCCGCCAGCCCGAACGGGTTGCGCACGAAGCGCGTGAGGATGATGGGCCCCAGGTCGCAGCAGCCGTAGGGCGGCAGCGGCTGCTCGCCGCAAGGATTGGTCGCCGCGATCGCCTCGCAGTAATGCAGGTTGTTGTCGCGGTTGATCGCATCGAGGAACAAAATGCCCGGCTCGGCGAAGTCGTAGGCCGACCGCATGATGGTGTCCCACAGGTCGCGGGCCGGCACGGTGCGGTACACCCACTGGCCGTCGGTGCGCTGCACCGCGCCCTGCGCCAGCAGCGCGGCGCAGGGGCGTGCGGGGTGCACCAGGTCCCACGGCTGGCCATCGGCCACGGCCTGCACGAAGGCGTCGGTCACGCCGACCGACACGTTGAAGTTGTTCCACCGCCCGGGGGTGCGCTTGGCGGTGATGAACTCGAGCACGTCGGGGTGGTCGATGCGCAGCACGCCCATCTGCGCGCCGCGCCGCGCGCCGGCGCTCTCCACCGTGGAGCACGACTGGTCGAACACGTTGATGTAGCTGCACGGCCCCGAGGCCAGCGAGGCCGTGCCCTTGACCTGCGCCCCCTTGGGACGGATGCGCGAGAAGTCGTAGCCCACGCCGCCGCCGCGCCGCATGGTCTCGGCGGCCTCGCGCAGGGCCTCGTAGATGCCGGGGTAGCCGCCGTCGTCCACGCCCTGGATGCAGTCGCCCACGGGCTGCACGAAGCAGTTGATGAGCGTGGCCTGGATGTCGGTGCCGGCGGCGCTCATGATGCGCCCCGCTCCGATGGCGCCCGCACGCAGGTTGGCGAGAAAGCGCGCCTCGTGCGCCTCCCGCCCGGCAGCGGGCTCGACCGAGGCCAGGGCCCGCGCCACGCGGCGGTAGAGGTCCTGCACGTCCGTCTCGCCGGGCTTGAGGTACTTTTCTCGCAGCACATCGAGGCTGATGGGCTGCACGGGGGTGGCGTCGGACGCCACGGGGGTGAAAGGGTCGCGTTGCATGTCGCTGGGCTTTTGCGGGGGCACAAGGCACCCGTTTTACTCCCGTGGGCCGCGGGCCGGGTTGCCCAATGTCAACGAGGGCGGCGAGGGTTTTTCAGGGGATGAAAAGGCAGGGGTGTAGGGTCTGCGAAGCCCAGGCCGGGACGCCTTCACGCACGGGGGCTGCGCGCCCCGTTGCGTTTGTTTCCTGAATGGAAACGCTGTGATTCCTCCGCCGGGGCTTATGCGGCCCGGCCGTTGGCCGCACATTCCAGTCAACGTGCCACGGGTGCCCCTTGGCGCCCGTTCCCACGCAGCCATCCCGTGCCCCTCATTCAAGGAACCTCCATGTCCCCCACCGCCGAACTGGCCGCCGAACTCGAAACCGTCACCTCCGAAGCCGATGCCACCCCGCTGATCGAGCGCCTGCAATGGCGCTATGCCGCCAAGAAGATGGACCCGGCCCGCACGGTGCCGCAAGACAAGGTCGAGCGCATTCTCGAGGCGGCGCGGCTCGCGCCCACCTCCAGCGGGCTGCAGCCGTTCGAGATTCTTCTGGTCACCAGCCCGGAGGTGCGCCAGCGCATCCAGGCCATCGCGTGGAACCAGGCCCAGATCACCGAGGGCTCGCACCTGCTGGTGTTCGCCGCGTGGGACGACTACACGCCCGAACGCATCAACGCCATGTTCGACTACACCAATGCGGTGCGCGGCTTCAAGAACGAAGGCTGGGAGAACTACCGCAACATGCTGCTGGGCACCTATCCGCAGCGCGGCGCCGAGGTGAACTTCCAGCATGCGGCCCGGCAGGTCTATATCGCCCTGTCGGCCGCGCTGATGGCCGCGGCCTACGAAGCGGTGGACAGCACGCCCATGGAGGGGTTCGATCCCGACGCGCTGGATGGCATCCTGAACCTGCGCGCCCGCGGGCTGCGCAGCGTGGCGATCATGCCGCTGGGCTACCGCCAGGCCGAGCAGGACTGGCTGGCCCCGCTGGCCAAGGTGCGCCGTCCGCGCGAGCAGTTCGTCACCGAGGTGTGAGGCGCAGCCGCGCGTTTGGACCCGGCAGCGCGGCACCTGCATCGCAGGCCCCCGAGGCCCCGCGCATGCCAGCCGATCATCGACCCTGAAATCCGCCGAGGGCATGGCCCTGGCCCGCCAAAGGCCGGTGTGGACTTCAAAGGCGCAGCGCACAAGGTGCTCCGGGTGCATAACACTTGGAGCGTCTACAACACCAGGTTCTCCACGCCAGGAGCCCCCATCAGAC encodes:
- a CDS encoding sensor histidine kinase — its product is MAIHIALALAFVQTLALSGVLWLWAQHVAGARLLIVFLLGVGLWIVGNELPNWAGIGTAPFAMALLATVPITSAAFLHFCAIFTGQRLPTWALRLAYGAACGATALSWWVPPGAFEHFPPFTGVQWVVVPNAAGWTTSLVWATCASAGLIVLAKAFWRTRVATERRQIAAVALSCGWGLMCISGYAFAALRIPQYPWQVLAFPAYPLILVYGILRYRVFMANAWARRALAWAIVLFLGLLAVPLTLLLPVESRWLTSAVVAATCLAWSGPVRRLAERLVYPGGTPTAHDLGTWRGALSTAQSLDELSSIAASLLSQRMGVAVRVVTGPSLSPDPHTPTVHCRKDGAQWQAHLHGFEQAPPGQRHLAELFGTVLVQAAGQVENAAAAEQRERERQLQARLAELGSLAATVAHDLRNPLNVIAMATAFSPAEVRQDVQEQIARISRLAEDLLDYAKPWQIEPRAIDLSQHVRQAIRHAPSVELGPGLDGPCPVHADPARLDQVLANLLTNAQAAAGQRRVHVDAEPGVDGLRLHVCDDGPGIPAELRERLFQPFASRSPGGTGLGLAIVARIMAAHGGTAALTERPPWRTCFTLTFPPRP
- a CDS encoding sigma-54-dependent transcriptional regulator, which encodes MTPSPSLGHILLVDDEPAYQRLGSSFLRELGHRVTVAGSGDEAVWAFGQDRAHVVLLDLAMPPSMDPEAGLELIGRFAGSVVVVLSGHGDRELALRAAEKGAWDFLTKPIDPDMLRFVVSRAMHKSRLDEELRELRAREGSEDLGIVGQSPAAQQLRAMVRRVAGTSVSVMVLGPTGTGKELVARALHHCSARRQGPFAVIHCGALSSELLESELFGHLKGSFTGAHRDQPGLVETAHGGTLFLDEVGEMPPAMQVKLLRFLQEGTFLPVGGREMKKADVRVVSATHRDLEGMIQDGGFREDLFYRLKGVVMRIPSLAERGMDVPLLAAHFLRRVAPHALFAPDAQAWLATQPWPGNVRQLRALVESAGALIAPGHLRIDLDLLRFASGDLAHLPDAGPADAAAATPAGALDAAIFELETRMVREAMEATQGNQSEAARRLGISRAGLIKKLTRLGLR
- a CDS encoding adenosylcobalamin-dependent ribonucleoside-diphosphate reductase, translated to MQRDPFTPVASDATPVQPISLDVLREKYLKPGETDVQDLYRRVARALASVEPAAGREAHEARFLANLRAGAIGAGRIMSAAGTDIQATLINCFVQPVGDCIQGVDDGGYPGIYEALREAAETMRRGGGVGYDFSRIRPKGAQVKGTASLASGPCSYINVFDQSCSTVESAGARRGAQMGVLRIDHPDVLEFITAKRTPGRWNNFNVSVGVTDAFVQAVADGQPWDLVHPARPCAALLAQGAVQRTDGQWVYRTVPARDLWDTIMRSAYDFAEPGILFLDAINRDNNLHYCEAIAATNPCGEQPLPPYGCCDLGPIILTRFVRNPFGLAGAPAFDFEAFEQSVATQVRALDNVLDVTFWPLEAQRAESAAKRRIGVGFTGMGNALAMLCLRYDRDAGRAMAAQIAERLRDAAYAASVALAREKGAFPKFGAAGYLAPGTFASRLPQALQAQIREHGIRNSHLLSIAPTGTVSLAFADNASNGIEPPFSWTYKRRKREGDGRMSEYAVEDHAWRLYRELGGDVNALPDYFVSALSMPAADHIAMMEAVQPFVDTAISKTVNVPADYPYEDFKGLYLAAWRARLKGLATYRPNTILGAVLETHAPEAEPAPAAPASAAAAATTTSSAPIDPMRTVIESRPKGALPAVAEKVEYWTQEGHKTLYLVVSFMPVPNAHGTGTVDRAIEFFMPVGQSGESQQWITSSMRMLSLAARGGFLERALSDMRKVAWDRGPVRLGTRQREDGTRVPLWHDSEVAAMAYAIQNILASRVPDPVQQVLPLDEPEAPMGMPPAMAGKKCPECGAHAVIRKDGCDYCTQCGHLGTCG
- a CDS encoding nitroreductase family protein encodes the protein MDPARTVPQDKVERILEAARLAPTSSGLQPFEILLVTSPEVRQRIQAIAWNQAQITEGSHLLVFAAWDDYTPERINAMFDYTNAVRGFKNEGWENYRNMLLGTYPQRGAEVNFQHAARQVYIALSAALMAAAYEAVDSTPMEGFDPDALDGILNLRARGLRSVAIMPLGYRQAEQDWLAPLAKVRRPREQFVTEV